CGCCGGCGGCGGGTCGACGACGACCGGCATGCCGCCGTGCTCGAGGACCTCCATGCGGGCGCCGAACGTGCGTTCCAGCACGTCGGGCGTGATGACCTCGCTGGGCGCGCCGACGCCGATAACCTCGCGGTTGAGGCAGACGAGGTGCGGCAGGTGGGCGGCCATGCCGTTGAGGTCGTGGGTGGTGAGGACGATGCCGAGCCCGTCGCGGTTCAGCTCGTCCAGCAGGTGCAGGATCTCGTGCCGGGTCGCGACGTCGAGGCCGGACGTCGGCTCGTCCATGAGCAGCAGCTGCGGCTCGCGGAGCAGGGCGCGGGCCAGGAACATCCGCTGCTGCTGGCCGCCCGAGAGCTGGCGGATGTGCCGCTTGGCCAGGCCCGCGATGCCGAGCCGGTCCAGGACGCGGGCGACCTCGGCGCGTTCGGCGCGGGACGGCCAGGGCAGCAGCCGCCCGGACGTGCGGGCCATCAGCACGCACTCCTCGACCGTGACGGGGAAGTCCCAGTTGACCGTCTCGAGCTGCGGCACGTACGACACGGCGACGCCCTTCGGGCGGTGCACGTCGCCGCGCACC
This DNA window, taken from Mycobacteriales bacterium, encodes the following:
- a CDS encoding metal ABC transporter ATP-binding protein — its product is MTAVRCGSLLRLDGVTARYGAETVLRDVTLDVRAGTFTGVVGPSGSGKTTLLRVLLGTVRPVRGDVHRPKGVAVSYVPQLETVNWDFPVTVEECVLMARTSGRLLPWPSRAERAEVARVLDRLGIAGLAKRHIRQLSGGQQQRMFLARALLREPQLLLMDEPTSGLDVATRHEILHLLDELNRDGLGIVLTTHDLNGMAAHLPHLVCLNREVIGVGAPSEVITPDVLERTFGARMEVLEHGGMPVVVDPPPAPVVPLPRAEVNRR